DNA from Arthrobacter sp. FW305-BF8:
CCAAAGATCGAGGAATGGGTCGAAAAGTCCAAGGGCCGGATCCGCGCCGATGTCATCCATGACAAGCTCGCCGCGATGGGCTACCGAGGTTCGGACCGCTCCACCCGCCGCGCCGTTTCCCAGGTCAAAGAGGCCTACCGGCGCGGGAACAAAAGGGTCCACCGTCCCTGGATCACCGAGCCAGGCGCCTGGCTTCAGTACGATTTCGGCGACGGGCCCGTCATCGACGGGGTCAAGACCGTACTGTTCGTCGCCTGGCTGGCCTGGTCCCGGTTCCGCATCGTGATCCCGCTGCGTGACCGGACGGCGCCGAGCGTGTTCTCCGCCCTGGACCGGTCATTCCGGCTGCTCGGCGGCGCGCCAACGTATGTGCTGACCGATAACGAGAAGACCGTCACCACCATGCATGTGGCCGGCGTGCCGGTCCGTAACCAGCAGACGCTGGCGTTCGCCAGGCACTACTCCGTCGAGGTGCTCACCTGCCAGCCGGCGGACCCGGCATCCAAGGGCGGGGTCGAATCGTCTGTGAAGATCGCCAAGGCAGACCTGGTGCCCAAGGACACCAACCTGCGAGACGAATACGCCTCGTTCGCCGCGCTCGAGACGGCCTGCACCGCGTTCATGGACCAGATCAACACGCGCGAGCACCGGACCACCCGCCGCCGCCCGGTCGACATGCTCGCCGAGGAGGCCGCGTCCCTGCACCGCGTCCCGGACACAGCGCATACCCTCGCCTACGGGGTCGGGCGCCGGGTGCCGGAAAACACGCCGATGGTCTCGGTCGAAAACGCCCAATACTCCGTGCCTGCCCATCTGCTCGGCGCCGAGGTGTTCGCCCGCTTCCACGGGACCGGCCCGGATGCTCAGGTCGTGATCGTGCATGTTGGTGCCGGCGGGCCGGTCGAGGTCGCCCGGCACCGACTTGCCCGGCCCGGGTCCCCGGCGATCCTGGACGCACATTTCCCGGACCATCAGCAGAAGGTGCCCGGCGACTACAAACCCGTGCCGCGGTCCACGGCGGAAGCAGAATTCCTGGGCATTGGCGCCGGCGCGAGGACCTGGCTGCTGGAGGCCGCCGCGGCCGGAGCGCAGCGGATCAACGTGAAGATGGCCGAGGCTGTCGCGCTGGCCAAGATCGCGGGGACTGCCGAGGTCGATAAGGCCCTGGGCGTTGCCGCGATCCACCACCGCTTCGCGCACGGCGACCTCGCGTCGCTGTTGAACGCGGGCGGAAACCACACCGGGCTGCGCACCGCCGCGGAGGACAAGTCCCTCACCCAGGGCACCGCCGGGTGGGCCGGCCTCGGCACCACCGGCGCCGGGGAGGGCGCCCGATGAGCATCACGACCGCGAACAGCACCGCACCGGCTCTGCCCGCCGACCTCGAGGCACTCATGCGGCAACTGAAAATGCCCCACGCCCGCGCCATCGCCCCGGACGTGTTGGCCACCGCCCGCGCTCAGCGCTGGGAACCGGCCGAGGTCATCAAAGCACTGCTCGCGGAGGAGACCAAGGGCCGGGCCCGGTCGATGCTCGCCACCCGCCGCAAGGCTGCAGGGTTCCCGACCGGCAAGACGTTCGCCCTCTGGGACGAAGCCGCGTCCTCGATCCCGGCACCGACCCAACAGGCCCTGCGCACCCTGGAATGGATCCACCGGAAAGAAAACCTCGTCGTCTGCGGCCCCTCCGGGACCGGAAAGACATTCTTCCTCGAAGCCCTCGGCCAGCAGGCCGTCGAAGAAGGGATGCGCGTCGCCTGGTTCACCCTTGAGGACCTCGGCGCCCTGATCCGTTCGCACCGGGCCGACGACACCGTCACCCGGGCCGTGGCTAGGATCCTGCGCGCAGATCTCGTGGTCGTGGATGACATCGGCCTCCTCGCCGTGGCCACCGACGCCGCCGAAGGCCTCTACCGGGTCGTCGACGCAGCCTATGAAAAACGGGCCGTCGCGGTCTCCTCGAACCTTCACCCCGCAGGCTTCGACGAGCTCATGCCCAAAACCCTGGCCACCGCGACTGTGGACCGGCTCCTGCACCACGCCCACGTCTGCCAAACCACCGGCGACTCCATCCGCCTCACCCAGGCCCTGGCCGGAAAGGGCGTCATGCCACTGAACTAAACCCCAAACTGGTGGCCAGCAAACCCCATCCCCAAGCGGGCAAACCAGCTGGCCACCACTGGGCAGTTCTACTGGCCACCAGCGGGCAGAAATGCTGGCCGCCTACGGGCAATTCCTAATGGCCGTTGACACACGAAGGCCGCGGACTGTGGCACCCATCGATTCAACCACCTCTAGGCCCGCTGAGGCAGCCACTGCTATCCGGAATATGCTGGCGGAGTTTGCCACACCGGAGCGAAGTGTCCCGCTCTCCTTGCCCAGGCAGGCTGGCAGCAGACGGTTCGTCATGCCGTCGTCAGGGGATTACTGGCCCGGCTGGATACAGCAGATCCGGGTCTGCCGCATTACACCCGTTCACGGTGTCGTGAGGTTTGCCCGGCTGTGGGACCGATCCGTTGAAGCACCTATGGGCCGTCACCAAGGTTTCGAACGCGGGGCTGGCATCACCTCGTGCACGGGCGTACCGTCGTTTTGACAATCAAGGCAGCGATCGCCTGGTTCGACCGGACACAAGGGCGCCGTCTGCTGAGCCCGTTGCAGTCAATCCTTGGAGGAGCCGATGGCTGGATGGAATGCTGACACTGCTGCCGGGCCCCTCGGTTCAGCAACGGTCACCTTGATAGAGGGGGCCTCCTTTTGCATCTCATCGGATAGCGGAGATCTTCAGCCTGAGTACCCGCACGGGGTTTTTGTCGAGGATACGCGAATCCTATCCCGCTGGAATTTGACCGTTAACGGCCAGCCGCTGGAGCCCTTGGCCGCCAAGACCAAGCAGCCCTATCGTGGTTTCTTCGTCGGTCGGGTACATCGCTCGGATGGATACGCAGACAGCCCGCTGATCGTCGAACGACTCCGTGAGGTAGGTGCCGGAATCCTGGAACAGATCACGGTCAGAAACTACTCACCAACCCCTGCCGAGTGCATTGTTTCCTTTAAAGCCGAAGCGGACTTCGCGGACCTCTTCGAGGTGAAAGAAGCACGCATACAGCGGTGCTGGGATGAAATCCGCCAGATTGATGGCGACGCACTCACTATCCGGGCCGGCTGGGAGGACATTCGGAAGGGCGTGGCCATCCAAGCCCCCGGAGCAGACATTACGCCGGAGGCGCTCACGTACCGCGTGACCGTCCCGCCGCACGGCCATTGGACCGCGGTCCTGACCGTGATACCCAGCATCGAGGGGGCCGACTACGCGACCGCGTTTGTCCACCGAGACGGGGACGGCTTGTCGCCCAGGGACCGGCGCCGGCAGGCGTGGGTGTCCAATATCCCGGTCGTGCAGATGGGTAACCGCTCCATTGAGCGGACTCTGCGGCGCAGCTACGAAGATTTGGGTGCGCTTCGCATTGAGGATCCTGACCACCCGGATCGGGTGGTGGTTGCTGCCGGCGCGCCATGGTTCATGGCGCTGTTCGGCAGGGACTCGTTATGGGCTTCGATCATGGCGCTGCCTGTCGACCCATCCCTGGCTGTCGGTACTATCCAGACCTTGGCTGACCGCCAGGGCAGCGTCGTGGACGAGATGAGCGAGGAGGAGCCGGGCAAGATCCTGCACGAAGTTCGGTTCGACGTGTCCAGCAGGTTGTCCTTGGGCGGCAAGTCCTCGTACTACGGCAGCGTCGACGCCACACCGCTGTTCGTGGCCTTGCTCGGGGAAGTCAGTCGCTGGGGTTTCGCCGCGGATACGGTTGCGTCACTAATGCCCAACGTGGACCGCGCGATGGACTGGATCCGGGACTACGGGGACAGGGACGGGGACGGTTTCGTGGAGTATGAGCGTCTCAACGACCGCGGGCTGATCAACCAGGGATGGAAGGACTCCTGGGACGGCATCAACTTTGCTGATGGCAGGCTGGCCGAGCCTCCGATCGCGCTGTGCGAGGTGCAGGCCTATGTATATAGCGCGTATTTGGCGCGCTCCTGGATAGCCTATGATTCCGGTGACGCGGACTTGGCCGTGAAGTACCGGGACCTCGCTGCACGGCTGAAGAGGCAGTTCAATGAACAGTTTTGGCTGCCTGAGCACGGCTACTATGCCGTTGCCCTTGACGCCAGAAAGAGACCGGTTGATGCCTGTGCTTCCAACATGGGTCACGGCCTGCTGTTCGGACTCATCGATGAGGACAAGGCCCCGCTCGTAGTGGAACGCCTGATGTCCCCTGAGATGTTCAGCGGATGGGGTGTCCGTACTCTGGCCAGCGACATGGGCGCCTACAACCCCGTCAGCTACCACAACGGGTCGGTGTGGCCGCATGACAACGCGATCATCGCGGCCGGTCTGCTTCGCTACGGCTTCGTAGCCGAGGCACAGCGGGTCGCAACTGCCCTGCTGGAGGCGGCCGAATATTCGGATGGGCGACTGCCCGAACTGTTCTGCGGCTTTAGCCGGGAGCACTATGACGAGCCCGTGCCGTACCCCACAGCCTGCTCGCCCCAGGCCTGGGCTGCCACCACCCCCATTATGCTTGTCAAGAGCCTGATGGGTTACTACCCAGATGTCGCCCTCGGCGGCCTATGGATGGATCCCGTCCTCCCGGAATCCTACGGCGGTGTGCACATCACCAACGCTCCCATGGCAGGCGGCCGTATCACCATCGACATCGCCGGATGTTCTGCGTCTGTCCGGGGGCTACCCGAGGGTATGGTGCTCCGGCACGGTTCGCGCCCTTGGGCGGCGGACCTCGTGGAACGTGCGGCAAGGCGCGGAAAGGCTTAGCAGGATCGGCGCCGGGCGGCGATTTCTCGTGAGTCCGAAATTCAGTGCGCCTTTTGGGTGGTGTTTCGGCACGGCCACCCGGTCGCGCGTTGAAGTCCGGAGACATCAAGAAGTACCCCCGGCAGCGTCCTGGAGATGGACGAGATCAACGAGGACCTTAACGGGATGTCGGTCGTCCTTGTCATTGGAGCTAACGACACTGGCAACCCGGCGGCGTCGAGGCATTCAAAGGCTCCATGGCCGCAGGCGTGCAGAACCCTCTGTTCTTCCGAGGCAACTCGCAGATGCTTGCGGCGACGCCAAACAACGCCTCGAGGACATCCTCCGTGCTTTTTAAACCCGTGACCAGGTCCTGAGCCCTTGCTGGAGAACGCCCTGCAGTCGAGTCACTAGGTCACGGGGAATTCAGGGTTATGGTGCGACGTCGATGAGCACCTTACCGATGGTGCCCTGCTCCACAGCGTCGTGTGCTGCACCGGTCGCCCGGAGTGGGAAGCGGGTTAGCGGCAGGCCGTGTTCTTCACCGACGCGCAACGCGCCGGCCTTCAGCGCCTCGGAGACGGCGGCGACGGCGTGCTGTTTCTGCTCGTCGGTGACCGTGTAGGTGAGGATGAACTGGTACCGGACGTTCTTCGTCATGCTTTCACGGATGGGAACCGTCACTGATTCCCCTGGATTTGCCGCGTAGATGGCTATGGTTCCGCTTGGCTTGAGCACCTGCACGCCGGTGTCGATGTTCGCTGGAGCGTTAACGTCGACGATGCTATCGACGCCGCCGGGGGCGGCCTGGCGGACAGCAGTGACAACGTCGTCGGTGCGGTAGTTGATGACTGTATGGGCTCCGGCTAGGCGTGCGAGTTCAGCTTTCCGGTCTCCGCTGACGGTGGTGATGACGGTTGCTCCGGCCCAGTTGGCGAGCTGAATGGAAGCGTGCCCCACTGCGCCTGCGCCGCCAGTGACCAGTACCGTGAGTCCCGCCAAGGCTCCGGGGGAGAGCCTGGCAGGGCCGTCCTCGTTCGCGGTCAGCGCCCGGTGCGCTGTCAGGGCGGGGATACCGACGGACGCACCAGTGTCGAAGGACTCAGCGTCCGGCAGCGGGACTGCTTTGGCCGCCGGTACGACGGCATACTCCTGTGCGGTGCCCTCGTTACTGCCCCAGGCGACGTCCCAGAGCCAGACCCGGTCTCCGACACTGAGCCCTGTCACTCCGGATCCGATCGCGTCGATCACTCCGGCGCCGTCCTGGTTAGGGACCTTCGGCGCTTCCAGGGCGGTGCTTACTCCTCCGCCTGCCCGGGACTTCCAGTCGGTGGGGTTCACACCGGAGACGACCACGCGGACCCGGACCTCATCCGTGCCGGGATGAGTCAGCGGTTTGTCCTGAAGCTTCAGCACTGAGGACGAACCTGTTTCTTCGTACACAATCGCTTTCACGTCTTCTCCAATGAGTCGGGTTACCCGTGGTCGGCCTTACGGAACCAACCTATCGAAGGACGGTGGCCCACTGCCGGTATCTTTGCACCCCAATCATGGCGCCGTATCGAGTGGACTATTGCAGGCGCGAAGGGTCGTTGAAATCGAGCGGCGGATTTCTCCGCGAATCAACGCTTAGCCAATGTCGTGCGCCGGACTCCGGCTGGCCTGAGAGAACGCTGATACGAAGCGAAGCGATGGCGTACGGTGCAGCGGATCTTTCACGGAGCGAATGGCGGCCCACCTCGGGCACGTGTTCTCCCTACCTTTCAGCCCGGTGGGGTACGGAGCAGGGCGCGCAAGGTCTGGATGGTGTCGGCCTCCGCGGCCGTCTTGTCGTCGCGGTAGCGCTTGACGCGCGCGAACCGAAGGGCGATTCCACCCGGATATCGGGGAGATTTCTGGACGCCGTCGATGGCGATCTCGACCACGGTGACCGGCTCGGTCCACACCGTACCCGCCGTACGCCGCACCTCCAACTCCTGAAACCTTTCGGTCTGCCATTGCAGCAGCGCGTCGGTGAGGCCCTTGAAAGTCTTGCCCACCATCACGTAACCGCCAGGTTCGCCGAACTCGCCAACAGGGTCCAGGGCTCCGAGGTGCAGATTCGACAGCAGCCCGGTGCGCCGTCCTGACCCCCATTCGCAGGCGAGCACCACCAGGTCGTAGGTGAGCACGGGCTTCACCTTGATCCAGTTCGAACCCCGCCGCCCGGCGGCGTAGGCAGAGCCCACCGCCTTCACGACCACGCCCTCATGGCCGGCGGCCAGCGCATCGCGTGACACTGACTCGGCAACAGCCGCATCCGCAGTGATTTTCCCCGGGATGCGGTGACCGGGGGCGATGCGCTCGAGCACGCCGATGCGTGTGGACAACGGCTCGTCGAGCAGGTCGCGCCCGTCAATGTGCAGCACGTCGAAGAACCACGGATGCAGCAGCGTGGCGCGCGCCGCGTTCGCCCCGAACCGGGACATGGTCTCCTGGAACGGCCGGGGGCCGCCGTCCTCGTCAAGGGCCAGGGTCTCGCCGTCGAGAATCACATCGCGCACGGGCAGTCCGCGCACCACCTCTACCACCTCAGGCAGCCGGTGGGTCACCTCCGCCAGGGTGCGGGTGTAGATGCGCACGTCGTCGCCGGCACGGTGCACCTGGATGCGTGCGCCGTCGAGCTTGTATTCCACCGACGCTTCCCCCGTCGCCTCCAGCGCCTCACTAGCACTCGCCGCGGTTGCGGCGAGCATGGGCTGCACGGGACGCCCGACGACGAGGCCGACCGCGTCAAGCTGGGCGGCGGTGCCTGTAATCGCCAGCAGGGCGGTCCCGCCGAGATCACCGGAGAGCATCGCTGCGCGGCGTACGGCCTCGAGGGGCCGGCCGGCGGCGCGGGCGACCGCATCCGTCAGTACGCCCTCGAGTGCGCCGGTACGAAGTTCTCCGAGCAGCACGCCGGCGATGAAGGCCTGCTCTCGTTCGGTGGCTTCCGCCATCAGAGTCCGAAGGGTGGCGGCGCGTTCCACCGTCGAGCCAGCGCCTGCGGCTGCCAGCAGCCGATCCAATGCAAGGTCGAGGTGCGCGATGGTGAGAGTCGGCTCAGGCGCGGGCTCGCTCCTTGCTGTCCTTATGCCGCTCCAGCCGATCCCGACTCGGCCCTGGCGAGGCTTAGCGGTGAGCAAGCCGACCGCCGTCGGGATGTCCGCGGGGTCGAGCCGGAGCAGCAGGCCTGCCAGTTCGTTGACCTTGGCGAGCCGGGAGCGAGTGGCCGCGACGGCTTCCGAGGTCCTCACGAGCTCATCGAGCAGCATGGCACCAGTCTGCCACGGCCGCTGGCTATGGACAGCGGCTGGACCCTGATCCAGAATGGGCCCGTGGGAATCATCGTCGCCAACCTGTTTGTCACCCTCGACGGCGTCTACCAGGCCCCGGGCGGCAGCGAAGAAGATACCGCGGGCGGATTCGCCTTCGGTGGCTGGCAGGCGCCGGTGTCCGACGACGAGGCCGGCGCTGCCATCGGCCAGGAGATCGGCCGCATCGACGCCCTGCTCGTCGGCCGGAAGACCTACGAGATTTTTGCGGCGTACTGGCCGCACCAGTCCGGCGAGATCGGCGGCACGCTCAACCGAGTGCCCAAGTTTGTCGTCTCCCATTCACTGGCTGCTCCGGCGTGGGCGGGCACCAAGGTGCTGCCAGATGCTGCGTCAGCGGGCCGGCTCCGTGAAGAGTTCGACGAGGTGCACATGTTCGGCAGCGGCGTCCTCATCCGGTCGCTGCTGGCGGCGGACCTGCTGGACCGCCTCCACCTGTGGCTTTATCCGCTCACCCTCGGGCAGGGCAAGCGCATCTTCGACGCCGGGACCGTCCCCGCCTCCTTCCGCCTCGCCGAGCCGGCGCGCACCTTCCCGAAGGGGGCAGTGTCGTTGGTCTACGAGCGCGCGGGCAGCGTGGCGACGCAGGACATGCCGGACGCCTGACGGTGATCGGCCCGTTTCAGACGACAGCTGCAGCTGGTCATTGGCCTTTCGCTGCATGTAGCCGCACATCGCGGCGAACTGACCCGAGGGCATGGCAGCAGTACGAACCCCGTCCTTGGGGACAGGGCTCGTACTCGTTTTTGCGTTGGACGTGCCGTTGGCGAGCTGAAACAGATCCCACTCCGGGGCCAATCACGCTGGTTCGTGCGAGCTTCTCAGGCGCGCCCTGCGCACCTGTCATGCTGAAGCTCGGCCGGCACTGCACTCCAGGTCCGCCGGGTATCGCGTTTCCGGTCGGGCCCGTACACCACTAGTCGATCGGCGTGGGCGGCTGCTCGCCGCGGAGTACGGCGAGCGTGTTGTCGGCGGCGAGTACTGCCATGGCGGTGCGCGTCTCGACGGTGGCCGAGCCGAGGTGAGGCACGAGTGTCACGTTTTCCAGGTCGAGCAACTCGGGGTGGACCTGCGGCTCCTTCTCGAAGACGTCAAGCCCGGCGCCCGCGATGACGCCTTCGCGCAGCGCGGCGGCGAGGGCCGCTTCGTCGACGATCGGTCCGCGTGCGGTGTTGACGAGGTAGGTGGAGCTCTTCATCGCTGAAAGCTGCTCGGCGCCGATCAGATGGTGCGTTGCCGGTCCGTAAGGGCAGTGCAGCGAAATGACATCGGAAACAGTCAGCAGCTCGTCGAGGTCGACCCGGCGGGCGCCCAGTTCCGCGGCGATCGCGGGATCGATCTCGCTGCGCGACTGGTAGACGATGTCCATGCCGAAGGCCTTGGCGCGGCGTGCTGTCGCCTGGCCGATGCCGCCCATGCCGACGACGCCGAGGGTCTTGCCCTGCAGGCTGGACCCGAGCAGGAAGAACATGCCCCACTTCCACGGCTGGCCGGCGCGGATGAGCCGTTCGCCCTCGCCGAGGCGGCGGGTTGCCATCAGGATGAGCCCGAACGCGATGTCGGCGGTGGCCTCGGTGAGCACGCCGGGGGTGTTGGTGGCGATGATGCCACGTCCGGTGCAGGCGGGCACGTCGATGTTGTCGTAGCCGACGGCGACGTTGGAGACGACCTTGAGCTGCGGGCCCGCGGCGTCGAGCAGCTCGCCGTCGATACGTTCGGTGAGGAGGCTCACGATGGCATCGGCCCCGGCCACGCGGCGCAGCAGCTCCTCGCGGCTGATCGATTCCGTTCCGGTCCATGCATCGACCTCGTGCTCGGCACGAAGCTTTTCCAGCGCTGCGTCGGGCACCCTGCCCGTAACGACTACCCGGCTCATGCGGTCACGATCCATTCGCGCAGCCGTCCGAGGCCCTCGCGGATAGATGACGCCTCGATGCCCGAGTAGGCGAGCCGGATGTACTGCCGGTCCTCACCGGGCAGGCGCCGGCCGAAATGCTCCCGGGTGCAGAAGGAGACGCCTGTCTTGTACAGGGCGTCCGAGGCGAAGTCGCCGACTGCCGTGTAGCCCATGCGCTCCATGACCTCGGTGACGTCGGGGAACAGGTAGAACGTCGACTGCGGCACGGCGACGTGCATGCCGGGGATGGAGTTCACTAGCTCGCAGGCGGTGTCGCGGCGCGTCTGCAGGGTGTCAAGCATCTGCTGCACGGAATCCTGGGGGCCTTGGAGCGCTTCGACGCCGGCCCACTGCACGTAGTGAGTGGTGCAGGACTCGTCGTTGGTGTTCAGCGTGCTGAGCACCTGGGCGATCTCGCGCGGGGCGACGGCGCAGCCCAGGCGTGAGCCGGTCATGGCGAACTTCTTGCTGAACGTGTAGAGGATGACGGTGCGCTCGGCCATGCCGGGAATCGATGTGATCGAGCTCGAGACGCCCTCGTAGCGGGTCTCGAAGTAGGCCTCGTCGGAGAGTACCCAGAGGTCGTGTTCGATCGCGAGCTGTGCGATGGCCTCGCGCTCGGCTGCGGTCGACTCGGCAGAGATGGGGTTCTGCAGGTCGTTGTAGATGATGGCGGCAGTGTTCGGGGTGATCGAGGCGCGGATCTGCTCAAGGTCGATCGCGAAGCCCGTGCTCGTGGGCACGTAGCGGTACGGCACGGCGGTGCCGCCGAGGTACTCGATCTGCGATTCGTAGATAGGGAAGCCGGGGTTGGGGTAGAGCACTTCCTGGCCGGGGTTCATGACCGCCTGCAGGAACTTCGTGATGACGGGCTTGCCGCCGGTCATCACCACCACGTTCTCGGGGGAGAACTGGACACCGCGGCGCGAGCCTATGTCGTCGGCAAGGGCCTCACGCAGTTGCGGGATGCCGGGCCCGGGGCAGTAGCCCGTGTAGCCGTCCGCGATGGCCCGGTTCATCGCTTCCACGATGTTCGGAGCAGTGGGGATGTTTATATCGCCGAGGTGGAAGGGGTACACCAGGTTCCCCTTTGCCTTCCAGGCGGCGGCTGCCTGTGCGACGCTGAAGGCGGTTTCGGTGCCCAGGCGTTCGAGCCGGTGCGCGAGCTTCTGCATGCTTGTTCTACTCCTCATCGAGTTGACGATCGATTCTCAGGCGAACCCATAAGTAATATATGCCGGAGAACAGAACTAATATATCAGAGTCGGTGTGATTCGGCATACAGTAGGCGGCTGTATGGTGAGCGCATTTAACCTGCGGGTTTAGCAGCGCCAGTGCCGAGGACAGTCGGAGTGGAACAACGCGGGTGACCGGCCACGAACACTTCGGTTTAGCCGGGTCAACGCACAATGGTGCGGTGACCGGCATCCAGGCGCCGAGTCCAGCCGCGTGAGTCGAGATATTCCAGCAGCGGAACCGCGACCCGTCGTGTTGTGCCGAGCACTTGGCGTGCCTGGCTCGTGGTGAATGGCTGCTCCAAGCGGGCCAGCTCGCGCATGGCAAGGGCCGGCGCCGTAGGCAGTAGCACCACCCCGTCGCGCAACCGCAGCAAGCGTCCAGCGCGCTCGGCGGCAGCCAGCTCGCGCACGCCCAAGCCCAGCGTGGCCAACTCATCGGCTTCCGGGGCATGGAACGCGTCTGCGGCAAGCCTGCGCTCCAACTCGGCGACAGCGGACCCGGCGGCGCCAAGGTTGGCATGGCTGCCGGGCAGCCGGACGTGGCCGCCCTCCTGTTCCAGGCCTGCATCGCGCACGACGGGGGCAAGAAGCCTCTCATCGGGCAGCTCGAGCAGATGCCGCGCCGCACCCTGCGAAAGTCCCGGTGCCAAGGGATCGCGCTCAAGCAGCACCCCGAGGGCCGTGCGCAGCCGGTGCTGCCATGCCTCGAAGAGGGGAGCATGTACCCACCAGTCGCCGAAAACAAAGACGCCGGACGGCGCCTCTGCGTCGTGCGCAGGCAGCAGCCCGAGCCGACGCAGGTGTTGTTCCTGGACCGCCCCGCGGCCCGCCACTTCACCCAGCACGTCGCCGGCGGCGTCCAGGCCTGCGAGCCGCTCCGCCCAGTGGACACCGTCGCCGCGCCGCCGCAAGGCCGGGGGATCGGCGTCGAGGATCTGCGCTCCGCCCAGCACGGAGCGGCTCCCGGGGTCGCGCAGCACCAGCCGGTCACCAAGGACGAGCGGCAGGCGCCTGTCCAGCACGAGCCGGGCGTGGTCGGCACCAA
Protein-coding regions in this window:
- a CDS encoding pyridoxal phosphate-dependent aminotransferase — its product is MQKLAHRLERLGTETAFSVAQAAAAWKAKGNLVYPFHLGDINIPTAPNIVEAMNRAIADGYTGYCPGPGIPQLREALADDIGSRRGVQFSPENVVVMTGGKPVITKFLQAVMNPGQEVLYPNPGFPIYESQIEYLGGTAVPYRYVPTSTGFAIDLEQIRASITPNTAAIIYNDLQNPISAESTAAEREAIAQLAIEHDLWVLSDEAYFETRYEGVSSSITSIPGMAERTVILYTFSKKFAMTGSRLGCAVAPREIAQVLSTLNTNDESCTTHYVQWAGVEALQGPQDSVQQMLDTLQTRRDTACELVNSIPGMHVAVPQSTFYLFPDVTEVMERMGYTAVGDFASDALYKTGVSFCTREHFGRRLPGEDRQYIRLAYSGIEASSIREGLGRLREWIVTA